The Pan paniscus chromosome 3, NHGRI_mPanPan1-v2.0_pri, whole genome shotgun sequence genome includes a window with the following:
- the LOC100969270 gene encoding zinc finger protein 532-like, translating into MDVFGDSFSVYYTMLLTIVQNDKDSAMKKAVTNNTTVKATVISAASVQSASSAIIKAANAIQQQTVVVPASSLANAKLVPKTVHLANLNLLPQGAQATSELRQVLTKPQQQIKQAIINAAASQPPKKVSRVQVVSSLQSSVVEAFNKVLSSVNPVPVYIPNLSPPANAGITLPTRGYKCLECGDSFALEKSLTQHYDRRSVRIEVTCNHCTKNLVFYNKCSLLSHARGHKEKGVVMQCSHLILKPVPADQMIVSPSSNTSTSTSTLQSPVGAGTHTVTKIQSGITGTVISAPSSTPITPAMPLDEDPSKLCRHSLKCLECNEIFQDETSLATHFQQAADTSGQKTCTICQMLLPNQCSYASHQRIHQHKSPYTCPECGAICRSVHFQTHVTKNCLHYTRRVGFRCVHCNVVYSDVAALKSHIQGSHCEVFYKCPICPMAFKSAPSTHSHAYTQHPGIKIGEPKIIYKCSMCDTVFTLQTLLYRHFDQHIENQKVCVFKCPDCSLLYAQKQLMMDHIKSMHGTLKSIEGPPNLGINLPLSIKPATQNSANQNKEDTKSMNGKEKLEKKSPSPVKKSMETKKVASPGWTCWECDCLFMQRDVYISHVRKEHGKQMKKHPCRQCDKSFSSSHSLCRHNRIKHKGIRKVYACSHCPDSRRTFTKRLMLEKHVQLMHGIKDPDLKEMTDATNEEETEIKEDTKVPSPKRKLEEPVLEFRPPRGAITQPLKKLKINVFKVHKCAVCGFTTENLLQFHEHIPQHKSDGSSYQCRECGLCYTSHVSLSRHLFIVHKLKEPQPVSKQNGAGEDNQQENKPSHEDESPDGAVSDRKCKVCAKTFETEAALNTHMRTHGMAFIKSKRMSSAEK; encoded by the coding sequence AAGAAAGCTGTGACTAACAACACCACGGTGAAAGCCACGGTCATATCTGCTGCCTCTGTCCAGAGTGCCAGCAGCGCTATCATTAAAGCTGCCAACGCCATCCAGCAGCAAACTGTCGTGGTGCCGgcatccagcctggccaatgccaAACTCGTGCCAAAGACTGTGCACCTTGCCAACCTTAACCTTTTGCCTCAGGGTGCCCAGGCCACCTCTGAACTCCGCCAAGTGCTAACCAAACCTCAGCAACAAATAAAGCAGGCAATAATCAATGCAGCAGCCTCGCAACCCCCCAAAAAGGTGTCTCGAGTCCAGGTGGTGTCGTCCTTGCAGAGTTCTGTGGTGGAAGCTTTCAACAAGGTGCTGAGCAGTGTCAATCCAGTCCCTGTTTACATCCCAAACCTCAGTCCTCCCGCCAATGCAGGGATCACATTACCGACGCGTGGGTACAAGTGCTTGGAGTGTGGGGACTCCTTTGCACTTGAAAAGAGTCTGACCCAGCACTACGACAGACGGAGCGTGCGCATCGAAGTAACGTGCAACCATTGTACAAAGAACCTCGTTTTTTACAACAAATGCAGCCTCCTTTCCCATGCCCGTGGGCATAAGGAGAAAGGGGTGGTAATGCAATGCTCCCACTTAATTTTAAAGCCAGTCCCAGCAGATCAAATGATAGTTTCTCCGTCAAGCAATACTTCCACTTCAACTTCCACTCTTCAGAGCCCTGTGGGAGCTGGCACACACACTGTTACAAAAATTCAGTCTGGCATAACTGGGACAGTCATATCGGCTCCTTCAAGCACTCCCATCACCCCAGCCATGCCCCTAGATGAAGACCCCTCCAAACTGTGTAGACATAGTCTAAAATGTTTGGAGTGTAATGAAATCTTCCAAGACGAGACATCACTGGCTACACATTTCCAGCAGGCTGCAGATACGAGTGGACAAAAGACTTGCACTATCTGCCAGATGCTGCTTCCTAACCAGTGCAGTTATGCATCACACCAGAGAATCCATCAGCACAAATCTCCCTACACCTGCCCTGAGTGTGGGGCCATCTGCAGGTCGGTGCACTTTCAGACCCACGTCACCAAGAACTGTCTGCACTACACGAGGAGAGTTGGTTTTCGATGTGTGCATTGCAATGTTGTGTACTCTGATGTGGCTGCTCTGAAGTCTCACATTCAAGGTTCTCACTGTGAAGTCTTCTACAAGTGTCCTATTTGTCCAATGGCGTTTAAGTCTGCCCCAAGCACACATTCCCACGCCTACACACAGCATCCTGGCATCAAGATAGGAGaaccaaaaataatatataagtgTTCCATGTGCGACACTGTGTTCACCCTGCAAACCTTGCTGTATCGCCACTTTGACCAACACATTGAAAACCAGAAGGTGTGTGTTTTCAAGTGTCCAGACTGTTCTCTTTTATATGCACAGAAGCAACTTATGATGGACCATATCAAGTCTATGCATGGAACATTGAAAAGTATTGAAGGGCCTCCAAACTTGGGTATAAACTTGCCTTTGAGCATTAAGCCTGCAACTCAAAATTCAGCAAATCAGAACAAAGAGGACACCAAATCCATGAATGGGAAagagaaattggaaaagaaatcTCCATCTCCTGTGAAAAAATCAATGGAAACCAAGAAAGTGGCCAGTCCTGGGTGGACGTGTTGGGAGTGTGACTGCCTGTTCATGCAGAGAGATGTGTACATATCCCACGTGAGGAAGGAGCACGGGAAGCAAATGAAGAAACACCCCTGCCGCCAGTGTGACAAGTCTTTCAGCTCGTCCCACAGCCTGTGCCGGCACAACCGGATCAAGCACAAAGGCATCAGGAAAGTGTACGCCTGCTCGCACTGCCCAGACTCCAGACGTACCTTTACCAAACGTTTGATGCTGGAGAAGCACGTCCAGCTGATGCATGGCATCAAGGACCCTGACCTGAAAGAAATGACAGATGCCACCAATgaggaggaaacagaaataaaagaagacactaaGGTCCCCAGTCCCAAGCGGAAGTTGGAAGAACCAGTTCTGGAGTTCAGGCCTCCCCGAGGAGCAATCACTCAACCACTGAAAAAGCTGAAAAtcaatgtttttaaggttcacaAGTGTGCCGTGTGTGGCTTCACCACCGAAAACCTGCTGCAATTCCACGAACACATCCCTCAGCACAAATCGGATGGTTCTTCCTACCAGTGCCGGGAGTGTGGCCTCTGCTACACGTCTCACGTCTCTCTGTCCAGGCACCTCTTCATTGTACACAAGTTAAAGGAACCTCAGCCAGTGTCCAAGCAAAATGGGGCTGGGGAAGATAACCAACAGGAGAACAAACCCAGCCACGAGGATGAATCCCCTGATGGCGCCGTGTCAGACAGAAAGTGCAAAGTGTGCGCAAAAACTTTTGAAACTGAAGCTGCCTTAAATACTCACATGCGGACACACGGCATGGCCTTCATCAAATCCAAAAGGATGAGCTCAGCCGAGAAATAG